In the Dehalococcoidia bacterium genome, one interval contains:
- a CDS encoding AURKAIP1/COX24 domain-containing protein yields MGSVLKWRRRKIRRHKYKKLRKKMRWQRRHG; encoded by the coding sequence ATGGGTTCGGTGCTCAAGTGGCGCCGACGTAAGATACGTCGTCACAAGTACAAGAAGCTGCGGAAGAAGATGCGCTGGCAACGCCGCCACGGCTAG
- a CDS encoding glutamate-5-semialdehyde dehydrogenase — protein MTAIASELELMGQSARRAAKTLARTSTEVKNRALRNIARLLVERQEEVLAANREDMEQARAMGLGEAVLDRLVLSPQKLEAIARDVENVALLPDPVGEVFDMRTLPNGMQVGKKRVPLGVIAAIYESRPNVTVDIACLCLKAGNACILRGGKEAINSNKALVRLLRQGIAEAGAPVDAVQLVENTDRALVGQLLRMRQYIDLVVPRGGAELINLVVEQATMPVLVGGVGVCHTYVDRAADLDKALRVVDNAKTRRWTICNALDTLLVHREIAPRFLPLLGRIWAEKGIEMRCDPESLAILQQVEGLKVRPAQAEDFGKEFLAPVAAVKVVGSLEEALEHIDRYGTGHSDAIVTEDYSAAMRFLDEVDTAVVYVNASTQFTDGAQFGLGAEIIDSTQKTIARGPVGLREITTYKWIVLGNGHTRP, from the coding sequence ATGACGGCGATAGCAAGCGAGTTGGAGCTCATGGGTCAGTCGGCCCGCAGGGCGGCCAAGACTTTGGCCCGCACCTCCACCGAGGTGAAGAACCGTGCCCTCCGTAACATCGCCCGCCTGCTAGTGGAACGACAGGAGGAGGTTCTGGCTGCCAACCGCGAGGACATGGAGCAGGCGCGGGCCATGGGGCTGGGGGAGGCTGTGCTGGACCGGTTGGTCCTCTCCCCTCAGAAGCTGGAGGCCATAGCCAGGGACGTGGAAAACGTGGCCCTCCTTCCCGACCCCGTTGGGGAGGTATTCGACATGCGGACCCTCCCCAACGGCATGCAGGTGGGCAAGAAGCGGGTCCCCTTGGGGGTCATCGCCGCCATATACGAGAGCAGGCCCAACGTGACGGTGGACATAGCCTGCCTTTGCCTTAAGGCGGGCAATGCCTGCATCTTGCGGGGAGGCAAGGAGGCCATCAATTCCAATAAGGCTCTGGTGCGCCTGCTGCGCCAGGGCATAGCGGAGGCAGGGGCGCCCGTGGACGCTGTACAACTGGTGGAGAACACCGACCGCGCTCTGGTGGGCCAACTGCTGCGCATGCGTCAGTACATCGACCTGGTGGTGCCTAGGGGAGGGGCGGAGCTCATCAACCTGGTGGTGGAGCAGGCCACCATGCCCGTACTGGTGGGAGGTGTGGGGGTCTGTCATACCTATGTGGACCGGGCCGCCGATCTGGACAAGGCCCTACGGGTGGTGGACAACGCCAAGACCCGTCGCTGGACCATCTGCAACGCCCTAGACACCCTATTGGTGCACCGCGAAATCGCCCCCCGCTTCCTGCCCCTGCTGGGTCGCATATGGGCGGAGAAAGGCATCGAGATGCGCTGCGACCCTGAGTCCCTGGCCATCCTGCAGCAGGTGGAGGGGCTTAAGGTGCGGCCAGCCCAGGCCGAGGACTTTGGCAAGGAGTTCCTAGCGCCTGTGGCTGCCGTCAAGGTGGTGGGCTCCCTGGAAGAGGCCCTGGAGCACATCGACCGATATGGCACTGGCCACTCCGACGCCATCGTCACCGAGGACTATTCGGCGGCCATGCGGTTTCTGGACGAGGTGGACACGGCGGTGGTCTACGTTAACGCCAGCACCCAGTTCACCGATGGCGCCCAGTTCGGGCTGGGGGCGGAGATCATCGATTCCACCCAGAAGACCATCGCCCGCGGGCCGGTGGGCCTTCGGGAGATCACTACCTACAAATGGATAGTGCTAGGCAACGGCCACACGAGGCCTTAA
- a CDS encoding transketolase C-terminal domain-containing protein — protein MVQTGRTAATREALGPTLIRLAEEGLDIVVVDADLGVSTTAAQFGRRFPDRFFTMGVAEQNAVGVAAGLAAAGKIAFVSSFAVFIPGHCYDQVRMAVAQPNLNVKIAASHGGVITGEDGASAQALEDLALMLALPTFRVVVPADVVECAQAIEEAARRYGPFYIRMGRPKIPIIYDERYRFQLGKAHMLRPGGDVTIVAAGDMVFQALEAARLLAQEGIEARVLNMASLRPLDEEAIVAAAQETGAILVAEDHSVHGGLGSLVAQVVARTCPVPMAFVGMTTFGTSGRWDQLLEHFGLAPSRIAAEARELVARKRA, from the coding sequence ATGGTGCAGACGGGCAGGACAGCAGCCACCCGTGAGGCCCTGGGCCCCACCCTCATCCGCCTGGCCGAGGAGGGGCTGGACATTGTGGTGGTGGACGCCGACCTAGGTGTGTCCACCACCGCTGCCCAGTTCGGCCGCCGCTTCCCCGACCGCTTCTTCACCATGGGAGTGGCCGAGCAGAACGCCGTAGGGGTAGCGGCGGGGCTGGCTGCCGCCGGCAAGATCGCCTTCGTGAGCTCCTTCGCCGTCTTCATCCCCGGCCACTGTTACGACCAAGTACGCATGGCGGTGGCCCAGCCCAACCTAAACGTCAAGATCGCCGCCAGCCACGGAGGGGTCATCACGGGCGAGGACGGGGCCTCCGCCCAAGCCCTGGAGGACCTGGCCCTCATGCTGGCTCTCCCCACCTTCCGAGTGGTGGTCCCAGCCGATGTGGTAGAATGCGCCCAGGCCATCGAGGAGGCCGCCCGCCGTTACGGCCCCTTCTACATACGCATGGGCCGGCCCAAGATCCCCATCATTTACGACGAGCGTTACCGCTTCCAACTGGGCAAGGCCCACATGCTGCGCCCGGGCGGCGACGTGACCATAGTCGCTGCGGGGGACATGGTCTTCCAGGCCTTGGAGGCCGCTCGTCTGCTGGCGCAGGAAGGGATTGAGGCCCGCGTGCTTAACATGGCCTCCCTACGACCATTGGACGAGGAGGCCATCGTGGCGGCAGCCCAGGAAACGGGGGCTATCCTGGTGGCCGAGGACCACTCGGTACACGGGGGCCTTGGCAGCCTAGTGGCCCAGGTGGTGGCCCGCACCTGCCCGGTGCCCATGGCCTTTGTGGGCATGACCACCTTCGGTACAAGCGGCCGTTGGGACCAGCTTCTGGAGCATTTCGGCCTCGCCCCATCGAGGATAGCCGCCGAAGCCAGGGAGCTGGTGGCCCGTAAGAGGGCCTAG
- a CDS encoding transketolase: protein MALPDPWRDLEEVCRRVRRHIIRMTAAAGSGHPAGSLSCVEILVALYFQVMRHDPRNPHWPLRDRFVLSKGHATPAYYAVLAEAGYFPVDELLTFRRLGSRLQGHTVRDCPPGVEMSAGSLGMGLSFSLGLALAARLDGAPWNVYCLLSDGDCNEGQTWEAAMAASHHRVDNLVAIVDYNRIQNDGFSDYTHYRGEEDRRRIGGWIGPNGYAVNIMSMEPLGEKWRAFGWHVLETDGHHLPSLVQAFQAARDHHGQPTVVICHTIKGKGVSFMENNPAYHGKAPTPEEAQRALQELM from the coding sequence TTGGCCCTCCCGGACCCGTGGCGAGATCTGGAGGAGGTGTGCCGGCGCGTCCGTCGGCACATCATTCGTATGACGGCCGCCGCCGGTTCTGGGCATCCCGCTGGCTCCCTCTCCTGTGTTGAGATCCTAGTGGCCCTCTACTTCCAGGTGATGCGGCACGACCCCCGCAACCCTCATTGGCCCCTGCGGGACCGCTTCGTCCTGAGCAAGGGGCATGCCACCCCCGCCTATTATGCCGTCCTGGCCGAGGCTGGCTATTTCCCAGTGGATGAGCTCCTCACCTTCCGTCGCTTGGGAAGCCGCCTACAGGGGCACACAGTGCGGGACTGCCCGCCAGGGGTGGAGATGAGCGCCGGCTCCCTGGGTATGGGGCTCTCCTTCAGCCTGGGGTTGGCCCTGGCCGCCCGCCTGGACGGCGCCCCTTGGAACGTCTACTGCCTCCTGTCCGATGGTGACTGCAACGAGGGGCAGACCTGGGAGGCGGCCATGGCCGCCTCCCACCACCGGGTGGACAACCTGGTGGCCATCGTGGACTACAACCGTATCCAGAACGACGGCTTCTCCGACTACACCCACTATCGTGGTGAGGAGGACCGACGTCGCATAGGGGGCTGGATCGGGCCCAATGGCTACGCCGTCAACATCATGTCCATGGAACCTTTGGGAGAGAAGTGGCGGGCCTTTGGCTGGCACGTCCTGGAAACCGACGGACACCACCTGCCCTCCCTGGTACAGGCCTTCCAGGCAGCCCGCGACCACCATGGCCAGCCCACGGTGGTCATATGCCACACCATCAAGGGGAAGGGGGTCAGTTTCATGGAGAACAACCCTGCCTACCACGGGAAGGCCCCCACCCCAGAGGAGGCGCAGCGGGCCCTGCAGGAGCTCATGTGA
- a CDS encoding amidohydrolase family protein codes for MKIDFHVHIFPTWVAEEMEDLCRREPAFSSMYRGRRAAIADHRQLLQAMDEAGIEASVALGFAWRDQGLCRRHNDYLLEAAAVSGGRIIPFCTVNMGAPGAAAELERCARGGARGVGELRPEDQGWCLNGPQGEELAWLARRWGLILTFHVSEPVGHGYPGKGGLALSSFFRFASAHPHVTLVASHLGGGLPFFAHMPEVRELCRRIYFDTAACPFLYSPSAYRQVVELVGAERLLFGSDFPLLSPARVMGHLAQATLEEGEMEAIVGKNAVGLLGYVDSRS; via the coding sequence GTGAAGATCGACTTTCATGTCCACATCTTTCCCACGTGGGTAGCGGAGGAGATGGAGGATCTGTGCCGTAGGGAGCCGGCTTTCTCCTCTATGTACAGAGGTAGGCGTGCAGCTATAGCCGATCACCGCCAGCTCCTGCAGGCCATGGACGAGGCAGGGATAGAGGCGAGCGTGGCCCTGGGGTTCGCCTGGCGCGACCAGGGGCTTTGTCGTCGCCATAACGACTACCTGCTGGAGGCGGCCGCTGTGAGCGGTGGGCGCATCATCCCTTTCTGTACTGTCAACATGGGGGCTCCCGGGGCTGCCGCCGAGCTGGAGAGGTGCGCGCGTGGGGGGGCACGGGGCGTGGGGGAGCTGCGCCCTGAGGACCAAGGTTGGTGCCTCAATGGCCCCCAGGGGGAGGAGTTGGCTTGGCTGGCACGACGTTGGGGCCTAATCTTGACCTTTCATGTTTCGGAGCCTGTGGGGCATGGTTATCCTGGGAAGGGCGGCCTGGCCCTATCTTCTTTTTTCCGTTTCGCCTCCGCCCATCCCCATGTGACGCTGGTGGCCTCTCACCTGGGGGGAGGCCTCCCCTTCTTCGCACATATGCCTGAGGTGAGGGAGCTGTGCCGGCGCATCTATTTCGATACGGCTGCCTGCCCTTTCCTATATTCCCCCTCTGCCTATCGGCAGGTGGTGGAGCTGGTGGGAGCGGAGCGCCTCCTGTTCGGGAGCGATTTCCCTCTCCTGAGCCCGGCGAGGGTCATGGGCCACCTGGCGCAAGCCACTCTTGAAGAGGGGGAGATGGAAGCCATTGTAGGCAAGAACGCAGTGGGCCTCCTAGGCTATGTTGATTCCAGAAGCTGA
- the thpR gene encoding RNA 2',3'-cyclic phosphodiesterase, translating into MLIPEAEKWRLFVALEVPEKVREGLAAIQRELQARGLGHLRWVRPEGVHITLKFLGETPAGRVEEIGRALAPVAVASPPLALRLGRLGTFGDRKGPRVLWVSLEGDVERLSLLQRRVEDALASLRFEREARPFSPHITLARVPLTVVGSSAGNVRAAVAAVKVPPLEMRIDQVSLMRSHLGPGGARYEQVMAFPLEGMR; encoded by the coding sequence ATGTTGATTCCAGAAGCTGAGAAGTGGCGCCTCTTTGTGGCCCTGGAGGTGCCGGAGAAGGTGAGGGAAGGCCTGGCTGCCATTCAGCGGGAGTTACAGGCCAGGGGGCTCGGACACCTGCGCTGGGTGCGGCCTGAGGGGGTGCACATCACCCTTAAGTTCCTGGGGGAGACGCCCGCTGGGCGGGTAGAGGAGATAGGGCGGGCGCTGGCGCCGGTGGCCGTCGCTTCTCCCCCCCTGGCCCTCCGTTTGGGGCGGTTGGGCACCTTTGGCGACCGCAAGGGCCCGCGTGTCCTCTGGGTGAGCTTGGAGGGGGATGTGGAGCGTCTCTCCCTTCTGCAGAGAAGGGTGGAGGATGCGTTGGCATCGCTGCGCTTCGAGCGGGAGGCGCGTCCCTTCAGCCCCCATATCACGTTGGCGCGGGTGCCTTTAACGGTGGTGGGCAGCAGCGCTGGCAACGTCCGGGCAGCGGTGGCGGCCGTGAAGGTGCCCCCTCTGGAGATGAGGATAGACCAGGTGAGCCTGATGCGCAGTCATCTGGGCCCAGGAGGGGCCCGCTACGAGCAGGTGATGGCCTTCCCTCTGGAGGGGATGCGGTGA
- the galE gene encoding UDP-glucose 4-epimerase GalE: MRVLVVGGAGYIGSVTVERLLEAGHEVVVFDSLVSGHAAAVHPQAELVVGDARDDEALGRLFAAHRFDAVVHLAAYIQAGESVRHPGRYFANNVGSLICVLNAMVAYDVGMMVFSSSAAVYGIPDSIPITEDAPIRPINPYGASKAIGEHLLPWYREAHGIRYVSLRYFNAAGATSRLGEDHRPETHLLPIALEVAMGKREALPIYGMEHPTPDGTCVRDYVHVLDLAQAHVQALEHLSRGGPGGAYNLGGGRGCSVLEVVEAVRRITGHPLPTQSLPPRPGDPPYLVASWERARRELGWQPTRDLEDMVASAWEWMRAHPQGYPR; encoded by the coding sequence ATGCGCGTGCTAGTGGTGGGAGGGGCCGGCTACATCGGCTCCGTCACCGTAGAGAGGCTGTTAGAGGCTGGCCATGAGGTGGTGGTCTTCGACTCCCTGGTCTCCGGCCACGCCGCCGCTGTCCATCCCCAGGCGGAGCTGGTGGTGGGCGATGCCCGCGATGACGAGGCCCTGGGCCGCCTCTTTGCCGCCCACCGATTCGATGCAGTGGTCCATCTGGCGGCCTATATCCAGGCCGGGGAATCGGTGCGGCACCCCGGACGCTACTTTGCCAATAACGTAGGCAGCCTTATCTGCGTCCTCAACGCCATGGTAGCCTATGATGTGGGCATGATGGTCTTCAGCTCAAGCGCTGCCGTCTACGGCATCCCCGATTCCATCCCCATCACTGAGGATGCTCCCATCAGGCCCATCAACCCCTATGGCGCCTCCAAGGCCATAGGGGAACACCTCTTGCCATGGTACAGGGAGGCCCACGGCATCCGTTACGTTTCCCTGCGGTACTTCAACGCCGCGGGGGCCACATCCCGCCTCGGTGAAGACCACCGCCCCGAGACCCACCTCCTGCCCATCGCCTTGGAGGTGGCCATGGGGAAACGAGAGGCGCTGCCCATCTATGGCATGGAGCACCCCACCCCTGATGGCACCTGCGTGCGGGACTATGTCCATGTGCTGGACCTGGCCCAGGCCCACGTCCAGGCCCTGGAGCATCTGAGTCGGGGCGGGCCCGGAGGGGCCTACAATCTGGGCGGCGGCCGCGGCTGCTCGGTGCTAGAGGTGGTGGAGGCGGTGCGCCGCATCACCGGCCATCCCCTGCCCACGCAAAGCCTGCCGCCGCGGCCTGGCGACCCCCCTTACCTGGTGGCCTCTTGGGAGAGGGCTCGCCGCGAGCTGGGCTGGCAGCCCACCCGCGACCTGGAAGACATGGTAGCCTCCGCCTGGGAGTGGATGCGCGCCCACCCCCAGGGGTACCCGCGTTAG
- the fabF gene encoding beta-ketoacyl-ACP synthase II codes for MRENKRRRAVITGMGAITPLGNTVEEFWQGCLEGRSGIDYLNRFDTSAYPVRIAGQVRDFDIEQYVERREARRMALFSQFAVAAACQAIASADLRLEREDRERIGIILGVGIGGFPNIDEGMRTIIQKGGMRLDPFFFPKMLPNMAAAQIAVLFGLKGYTNTVTTACAASAQAMGDALELIRSGRADVVITGGAEAALCELGLAGFAVMRALSTQNDPPQKASRPFDAKRDGFVAAEGAAIFVVESLEHALARGAPILCELAGYGATNDAYHIVAPCADGDGAARCMRQALADAGVSPEEVDYINAHGTSTPLNDVAETMAIKKVFGEHAYRIPISSTKSMIGHCFGAAGAVESVACVKTIETGWIHPTINYEFPDPQCDLDYVPNQPRRADVRVVLKNSFGFGGQNACLVFRRYEG; via the coding sequence GTGAGGGAGAACAAAAGAAGGAGAGCGGTTATCACCGGCATGGGGGCCATCACACCCCTGGGCAATACGGTGGAGGAGTTCTGGCAAGGATGCCTGGAGGGGAGGTCGGGCATTGACTACCTAAACCGCTTCGACACGTCGGCTTACCCGGTGCGCATCGCCGGGCAGGTGCGGGACTTCGACATCGAGCAGTACGTGGAGAGGCGGGAGGCGCGGCGCATGGCCCTCTTCAGCCAGTTCGCCGTGGCCGCCGCCTGCCAAGCCATCGCCAGCGCCGACCTACGTCTGGAGCGTGAGGACCGGGAGCGCATCGGCATCATCCTAGGCGTGGGCATCGGCGGCTTCCCCAACATCGACGAGGGGATGCGCACCATCATCCAGAAGGGCGGCATGCGCCTGGACCCCTTCTTCTTCCCCAAGATGCTGCCCAACATGGCCGCCGCTCAGATCGCTGTGCTCTTTGGCCTGAAGGGCTATACCAACACGGTGACCACCGCCTGCGCCGCCTCCGCCCAGGCCATGGGCGATGCCCTGGAGCTCATCCGCAGCGGACGGGCAGACGTGGTCATCACTGGTGGCGCCGAGGCTGCCTTGTGCGAGCTGGGGCTAGCTGGTTTCGCCGTCATGCGTGCCCTTTCCACCCAGAACGACCCACCCCAAAAGGCCAGCCGCCCCTTCGATGCCAAGAGGGACGGCTTTGTGGCCGCCGAGGGGGCAGCCATCTTCGTGGTGGAGAGCCTGGAGCACGCGCTGGCCCGCGGCGCCCCCATCTTATGCGAGCTGGCCGGCTACGGCGCCACCAATGACGCTTATCATATCGTGGCCCCCTGCGCCGATGGCGATGGGGCAGCCAGGTGCATGCGACAGGCGCTGGCGGACGCCGGCGTCAGCCCCGAGGAGGTGGACTACATCAACGCTCATGGCACCTCCACCCCCCTCAACGACGTGGCCGAGACCATGGCCATAAAGAAGGTCTTTGGCGAGCACGCCTACCGCATCCCCATCAGCTCCACCAAGTCCATGATCGGCCATTGCTTCGGGGCCGCGGGGGCCGTGGAGTCGGTCGCCTGCGTCAAGACTATAGAGACGGGCTGGATCCACCCCACCATCAACTACGAGTTCCCAGACCCCCAGTGCGACCTGGACTACGTGCCCAACCAGCCCCGTCGGGCCGACGTGCGGGTGGTGCTAAAGAACTCCTTCGGATTCGGGGGGCAAAACGCCTGCCTCGTCTTCCGCCGTTACGAGGGCTGA
- a CDS encoding Mur ligase family protein, with product MRPPDMMAPSYQEAVSALLAFADFERSGRFAHRPDVGPMLALLNALGDPHLQRATVHIAGSKGKGSVAAMVASALSQAGMRVGLYTSPHLDSYCERIRIDGRPIPEQDFARLAWQALAAAEEVAKALPQRQLVTFDLLTAMAFLAFREAKVDVQVIEVGLGGRLDSTNVFPAKEATVITPIGLEHTAILGPTPAHIAKEKAAIACGPGPVVMAPQYHREAEEVIRQVTAERGLRLVEVATAYSWKREEVNLQGQRFVLRWPAGELKLWLPILGAHQMENAATAVASLHALASMGISVPQEAIREGLARVRWPARLEVLSPDPLVVADGAHNRESALRLRQALQEDLGARKAIMVVGTLADKDLGAIAQELAPITRLAIAPAFQHPRAMDAAAVAAAFRSLGLPARTAPDVATALDIAVSAMEHIEGPWVICLTGSLAFAAEARRAFLERL from the coding sequence GTGAGACCACCGGACATGATGGCTCCTTCCTACCAGGAGGCTGTGAGCGCCCTCTTGGCCTTCGCCGACTTCGAGCGGTCAGGGCGATTCGCCCACCGCCCGGACGTAGGCCCCATGCTGGCCCTCTTGAATGCCCTCGGGGACCCTCATCTCCAAAGGGCTACGGTGCACATCGCTGGCAGCAAGGGGAAGGGGAGCGTGGCGGCCATGGTGGCCTCCGCCCTCTCCCAGGCGGGGATGCGCGTGGGCCTTTACACCAGCCCCCATCTGGACTCCTATTGCGAGCGCATCCGCATCGACGGCCGCCCCATCCCAGAGCAAGATTTTGCCCGCCTGGCGTGGCAGGCCCTAGCGGCAGCAGAGGAGGTCGCTAAGGCCCTGCCCCAGCGCCAGCTGGTGACCTTCGACCTCCTCACCGCCATGGCTTTCCTCGCCTTCCGCGAGGCGAAGGTGGACGTTCAGGTGATAGAGGTGGGATTGGGGGGTCGACTGGATAGCACCAACGTCTTCCCCGCCAAGGAGGCTACGGTCATCACCCCTATCGGCCTGGAGCATACGGCCATCCTGGGCCCCACCCCCGCCCACATCGCAAAGGAGAAGGCGGCCATCGCTTGCGGGCCAGGCCCGGTGGTCATGGCCCCCCAGTACCACCGAGAGGCGGAAGAGGTCATAAGGCAGGTGACGGCCGAGAGGGGCCTGCGGCTGGTGGAGGTGGCCACCGCTTATAGCTGGAAACGGGAAGAGGTGAACCTTCAGGGCCAACGCTTCGTGCTGCGTTGGCCCGCAGGAGAATTGAAGCTCTGGCTCCCCATATTGGGGGCCCACCAGATGGAGAACGCAGCCACGGCCGTAGCCTCGTTGCACGCCTTGGCCTCCATGGGGATAAGCGTCCCCCAGGAGGCCATTAGGGAAGGGCTGGCCAGGGTTCGCTGGCCCGCCCGCCTGGAGGTCCTCTCCCCAGACCCCCTGGTGGTGGCCGATGGAGCCCATAACCGAGAGTCGGCCCTCCGCCTGAGGCAGGCTCTCCAGGAAGACCTGGGAGCAAGAAAGGCCATCATGGTGGTGGGAACCCTGGCCGACAAGGACCTGGGGGCCATAGCCCAGGAGCTAGCGCCCATAACGCGGCTGGCCATCGCCCCGGCGTTCCAGCACCCGCGGGCCATGGATGCTGCAGCCGTGGCGGCCGCCTTCCGCTCCCTGGGCCTTCCCGCTCGCACCGCCCCAGACGTGGCCACAGCCCTGGATATAGCAGTTTCGGCTATGGAACATATAGAGGGGCCATGGGTAATATGTCTTACAGGCTCCTTGGCCTTTGCTGCTGAGGCCAGGAGGGCCTTCTTAGAGAGGCTTTGA
- a CDS encoding DUF1122 family protein: protein MSTSLSHVPPWAHSLAFLEGRSVGRGIRLRVSLGPLNRVGALYFQLTAVWGAGQYPLAVGLFHRGVFPAYNWVELVRYLGRAPGAPPIEEVRLFRLLGGLVPAGGSIMVEYESPGLEETAAILALGYPPPCTPLGYALLAAGCLSFRDWYIPEGGLEGPRKLQGFKPLDEGTRQRRAEELLRTLSQVASGRGGGPRQRQARAWARRALRLLRRFP from the coding sequence ATGAGCACGTCCTTATCGCATGTGCCTCCTTGGGCCCACTCCTTGGCCTTTCTGGAGGGGCGCTCCGTGGGCCGGGGCATCCGTCTGAGGGTGTCTTTGGGGCCCTTGAACCGAGTGGGCGCCCTCTATTTCCAGTTGACCGCTGTATGGGGGGCGGGCCAGTACCCCTTGGCGGTGGGGCTTTTCCACCGGGGCGTCTTCCCTGCCTACAACTGGGTGGAGCTGGTGCGCTACTTGGGCCGGGCCCCTGGTGCTCCCCCCATAGAGGAAGTGCGGCTCTTTCGTCTTTTGGGCGGCCTCGTCCCTGCTGGGGGATCCATCATGGTGGAGTACGAGTCGCCGGGGTTAGAGGAGACGGCGGCCATCCTGGCCCTGGGCTACCCTCCTCCATGCACCCCTCTGGGATATGCCCTTTTAGCTGCCGGCTGCCTCTCCTTCCGTGACTGGTATATACCCGAGGGAGGGCTGGAAGGGCCACGGAAGCTGCAGGGCTTCAAGCCTTTAGACGAGGGGACGAGGCAGCGGAGGGCGGAGGAGCTTCTGCGCACCTTGAGCCAGGTGGCATCAGGGCGGGGCGGCGGGCCCCGCCAACGGCAGGCGCGCGCCTGGGCCCGCCGCGCTCTCCGCCTCCTTAGGCGATTTCCTTGA
- the fbp gene encoding fructose-1,6-bisphosphate aldolase/phosphatase: MVTLSVIKADVGGFVGHSASHPEVLDSAREELERARYRGLLTDYHVSYCGDDMFLIMTHDRGENNEEVHRLAWDTFQKATEVAKKLKLYGAGQDLLADAFSGNIRGAGPGSAEMSFEERPSEPVLVFMADKTSAGAFNLPLYKMFADPFNTPGLVIADALHQGFAFEIHDVKEHRKIRLNAPEEIYDLLIFLGAPSRYAVKRVYSRATGDIAAVSSTDRLSLIAGRYVGKDDPTMIVRAQGVFPAVGEVLEPFTNPFIVEGWMRGSHQGPLMPVSLKDAHPSRFDGPSRIVCLGFQLANGKLVGPRDMFDDPGFDGARRKANEIADYFRSLGPFEPHRLPLEEMEYTTMPAVAAKLAERWEPLD; encoded by the coding sequence ATGGTGACTTTAAGCGTCATCAAGGCGGATGTGGGCGGGTTCGTCGGCCACTCCGCCTCTCATCCGGAGGTATTGGACAGCGCGCGCGAGGAGTTGGAGCGGGCAAGATACCGCGGGCTCCTTACCGACTACCACGTGAGCTACTGTGGCGACGACATGTTCCTCATCATGACCCACGACCGAGGCGAGAACAACGAGGAGGTCCATAGGCTGGCCTGGGACACCTTCCAGAAGGCCACGGAGGTGGCCAAGAAGCTGAAGCTTTACGGGGCGGGACAGGACTTGCTAGCCGATGCCTTTTCCGGCAACATCCGGGGGGCGGGGCCTGGATCGGCGGAGATGAGCTTCGAGGAGCGCCCCTCGGAGCCCGTCCTGGTGTTCATGGCCGACAAGACCTCGGCTGGCGCCTTCAACCTCCCTCTGTATAAGATGTTCGCCGACCCCTTCAACACTCCAGGCCTGGTCATCGCCGATGCCCTGCATCAGGGCTTCGCCTTCGAGATCCATGACGTAAAGGAGCACCGCAAGATCCGCCTCAACGCCCCCGAGGAGATCTACGACCTGCTCATATTTCTAGGTGCTCCCTCTCGCTACGCCGTAAAGAGGGTTTACAGCCGGGCCACTGGCGACATCGCTGCCGTCTCCAGCACCGACAGGCTTTCCCTCATCGCCGGGCGGTACGTGGGCAAGGATGACCCCACCATGATCGTGCGGGCGCAAGGGGTATTTCCCGCCGTGGGCGAGGTGCTGGAGCCCTTCACCAACCCGTTCATCGTGGAGGGGTGGATGCGCGGCTCCCACCAGGGCCCCCTCATGCCCGTCTCCCTCAAGGACGCCCACCCCAGCCGCTTCGATGGCCCCTCTCGCATCGTCTGCCTCGGCTTCCAGCTGGCCAACGGCAAGCTTGTTGGGCCGCGGGACATGTTCGACGACCCAGGCTTCGATGGGGCCCGCCGCAAGGCCAACGAGATAGCCGACTACTTCCGCTCCTTGGGGCCCTTCGAGCCTCACCGCCTCCCCTTGGAGGAGATGGAGTACACCACCATGCCAGCGGTGGCCGCCAAGCTGGCCGAGCGATGGGAACCCCTGGACTGA
- the rdgB gene encoding RdgB/HAM1 family non-canonical purine NTP pyrophosphatase, with product MGTPGLRPALRLLVATANEDKAREIRALLRGCGWELVSYGDLGLGRGPAVAEGESYQENAILKARAAAQLTGLVALGEDSGLEVDALGGAPGPLSARYLGEGASYQERFAHILAQLQGVPYRERGAKFRCVMALVELSSGREWVVEDICTGYIALTPRGEGGFGYDPIFYLPTRAATMAQLSAEEKNVISHRARAAARLRPILKELWYELAGR from the coding sequence ATGGGAACCCCTGGACTGAGGCCCGCGCTGCGTCTGTTGGTGGCCACGGCCAACGAGGACAAGGCCCGGGAGATACGGGCCCTCCTAAGGGGGTGCGGCTGGGAGTTGGTCTCGTACGGGGACCTGGGGCTAGGGAGGGGGCCGGCGGTGGCCGAGGGGGAGAGCTACCAGGAGAATGCTATACTAAAGGCGAGGGCTGCCGCCCAGCTCACGGGCCTGGTGGCTCTTGGTGAGGACTCGGGCCTTGAGGTGGATGCCTTGGGAGGGGCACCGGGCCCCCTATCCGCTCGCTATTTGGGGGAGGGGGCAAGTTATCAGGAGCGGTTTGCCCACATCCTGGCCCAGCTACAGGGAGTGCCGTATCGGGAGCGGGGTGCCAAGTTCCGGTGTGTCATGGCCCTCGTGGAGCTGTCCTCCGGTCGGGAGTGGGTGGTGGAAGATATATGCACGGGATATATAGCCCTGACGCCCCGTGGGGAAGGGGGGTTCGGTTACGATCCCATATTCTATCTCCCCACGCGGGCCGCCACCATGGCCCAGCTCTCGGCGGAGGAGAAGAACGTTATAAGCCATCGTGCCCGCGCTGCTGCGCGCCTTCGCCCCATCCTCAAGGAGCTGTGGTATGAGCTCGCAGGCAGGTGA